The window GTTCACTCTGCATGGCTTACGTTGGTCGTAAGCTGCGCAAACGCGACATGCGTAAACTCTGGATTCAGCGCATTAACGCAGCAGCACGCCTGAACGGTCTGTCCTACAGCCGTCTTATTCACGGCCTCTCCCTCGCCGGTGTTGCTCTGAACCGTAAAGTTCTCGCCGATCTCGCTGTTAACGATGCTCCTGCATTCGCTAAAGTCGTCGAGACCGCTAAAGCTCAGGTTAGCTAAAGTGTCGGACGTAAAGTCCCTGTTACAGGAACTTGAAGGCCTGGTCCCGGAGTGCTCTGCACGCCTGGATCAGGCTTCTTCTTTGTCTGAAATGGAAGACATCAAGATCGATATGCTTGGACGCAAAGGTCGCGTTGCCAAGATCATGTCCGGTCTGCCCTCCCTTCCCAACGAAGACAAACCTGTTGCAGGTAAAAAAGCCAATGAAGTAAAGGCCGCTCTCACCGAGCTCATCGAGGGAAAGCAGAGCGAGCTTGAAAAAGCCGCCACCGCTGAGAGCCTGTCCCGTTTCGACCCCACTATGCCCGGACGTAAACCTTCTGAAGGTTCGCTCCACCCGGTCACCCTCGTCATGGACGAGATTTGTGACGTTTTCATCGGGCTGGGTTTTGAAGTCGTAACCGGACCCGAAGTTGAAAACGACTGGTACAACTTCGAAGCACTGAACATTCCGCCGGAACACCCCGCACGCGACATGCAGGACACCCTGTACATTTCAGAGTCCATCCTGCTGCGCACCCACACCTCCCCTTTGCAGATTCGTACCATGAAGGACAGAACTCCTCCGCTGGCAGCAATCGCACCGGGTAAGGTTTACCGCAGGGATTCCGACCTGACCCATACCCCCATGTTCCACCAGATCGAAGGTTTTCTGGTTGACCAGAACGTCAGCATGGCGGATCTCAGGGGAACCCTGACCGCATTCGTCCACCAGCTTTTCGGACCAAAAACTGACGTACGTTTCCGTCCCAGCTTCTTTCCCTTTACCGAACCCAGCGCGGAAGTGGATATCTCCTGCGTAATGTGCGGCGGCAAAGGAACCATCGACGGCAAGCCCTGCCGCGTATGTAAGCAGACCGGTTGGGTGGAAATCCTCGGTTGCGGCATGATGGACCCCAACGTAATGAAAGCAGTTGATTACGATACCGAAAAATACTCCGGTTTCGCATTCGGACTCGGCATTGAACGCGTAGCCATGCTCAAATACGGCATCGGCGACCTGCGCATGTTCTTTGAAAACGACATCCGATTCCTCGAACAGTTTTCCTAATATATACGCAGTAAATACTGCTGGAGGCTCAAATGCTTTTAAGCATGCAATGGCTGCGGGATTTCGTTCCTTATGAGGGCGAAATTCAGGAGCTTGGCGACAGGCTGACCATGCTCGGCCTTGAGCTTGAAGAAATTTTCAATCCTTTTGAAGCAATCAAAGACATCGTTGTCGGCCATGTTGTGGAGTGCGGCAAGCACCCCGAGGCCGACAAACTGTCTGTTTGTAAAGTTGACGTCGGTGACGGCGAGCTTCTTGATATCGTTTGCGGCGCACCCAACGTAACCAAAGGCATTAACGTGCCTGT is drawn from Desulfovibrio sp. JC022 and contains these coding sequences:
- the pheS gene encoding phenylalanine--tRNA ligase subunit alpha, with translation MSDVKSLLQELEGLVPECSARLDQASSLSEMEDIKIDMLGRKGRVAKIMSGLPSLPNEDKPVAGKKANEVKAALTELIEGKQSELEKAATAESLSRFDPTMPGRKPSEGSLHPVTLVMDEICDVFIGLGFEVVTGPEVENDWYNFEALNIPPEHPARDMQDTLYISESILLRTHTSPLQIRTMKDRTPPLAAIAPGKVYRRDSDLTHTPMFHQIEGFLVDQNVSMADLRGTLTAFVHQLFGPKTDVRFRPSFFPFTEPSAEVDISCVMCGGKGTIDGKPCRVCKQTGWVEILGCGMMDPNVMKAVDYDTEKYSGFAFGLGIERVAMLKYGIGDLRMFFENDIRFLEQFS
- the rplT gene encoding 50S ribosomal protein L20 produces the protein MRVKRGVAAKRRHKKYLKMAKGFRGSGSTLYRTARERVERSLCMAYVGRKLRKRDMRKLWIQRINAAARLNGLSYSRLIHGLSLAGVALNRKVLADLAVNDAPAFAKVVETAKAQVS